The genomic window ATTAATTACAAACACATTTTTAGATCTTATAACACTTAATGTAGAATTTTGACATCATCTTATTATATTGGCTACCATCAACTAGGTTTTGTTTACTAGGAGCACCTCAAATGTAGGTAGTCAAGTTTTAAATTTCGACACACGCATGTTTATATCTCCTCCGAtcgtttttataaaaaacattttgaaaaaaaaacacacggactagaaaaatatattgtacataattatttttatttaatattcttataaatttaaatttattttatgtatactcttatttaattactcttaattcaactaacttacttatttttaaattctctcttataataaataagggtataagtgttggtcaaaatttcttataaaaaaaatcaatttttttcccaaaatattccttataaaaaggacccgAGGCAGTAATTCGGAGTTAGATTGAATGTGGTCAACACTTCATACAATCTTGTAGTCAGAATAAATCTTGTCTTTCCAACCATGATCGAGCAGttcaaattattttaagaaCTATTCTTTCATTTAAAATGCTTTAAATTTGGATGATATAAATTGTAAAACAACACGGTTTCACACGTTTGTATTGTAGCCTTTAGATCTTTTATTGAATGatatactcccttcgtcccaaaatataagcaaaaatgagtcaaatagacttgatgtatttgattaaagatttggatcaaatatattaacttttattgaccaatttttacttatattttgggacggagggaggaGGGAGTAAATTATAAGTGTTAAATAATCATCTTATAACATAAATTAATCCAATGGTTGATAATGAAGACTGTTGTTTTTTACAGCACCAAATTCATTTCCCTAAAGTCAAAACAAGAATTATAAGCTTCCAAACACCTATAGCTAGCTAGGATATATGTTCATACAATAGGTatgtacataaaaaaaaatcaaaagtaaaaACATGTCCCTTTACTCATTATATGCACACTTCATGTGTGTTGTAGTTGCCTTGTCAAAAAGGACATTTTCATGTTTATGACATGAAGGATATTTGAATGCATATGATATCGCTCAGGTGAGTATTTACAAAACTTTAGGGTTTGGGTCCCCCACCATTACGTGTTGTTGTTCATGATGAATTATTGTTTATGATGTTTGCGTGATTGACGTTGAAAtctatatttttctatattggTTTTCTAGCTTTGAGAGAGATCTTTGCGAATCTTACTAACTCCAAGAGAGTGAGAGCTTTTTGTAGGTTTGTAATCTAATAATCTCCCACTTAAAAAGTATGATTAATTTATCATAATCATAATGGCTTATACCACCCGagtctataatatttttaattgttttgattATACTACCTAGCCTTCGactcaaatatataaataaaaaaggttTTAGGTtggttataaattataatcataataagtaatttttaattaacccttataacaaaaatatgtaatttttattatcaaacaaatatagtttaTATTAAAAACGTCTATTTTAAAAAGCATAGGCAACCATACCTAAGAAATAAAGTCATCTTACTTCTAAGTCTATATCACAACTCTTAATGCGACCCACCATGTCTCATGTGTGTTCAATTTAAACCCCACCCTTACATTAGTCAAATTTTCCATGTAgcgaaaacttttttttttaattcattataaaaaaaataataattccgaaaaaaaaaagcattttaATTTGCCATGACACAAAATCACCTTTTTTTTACAGCTAAATATTATGTTCctttacaattattattatagacTAAGTGTATATATTcaccaattctttttttttggtcaagatataTTCACCAATTCTTTTCATTATAAAAGAGACATTTTATTAACATACTGAACGActattataatattttgaaaaatatagaCCATATCATTAACATATAATAGaccattaattaatatttatcttCTATACATGACTAGAAGCTTTTTAAATTTGAATGGTTTAGTTTCATAACTATATTCCCGTAACTTATAGGAAGACAATCCcgttttattttccttttgtggGAACGTGTAAGTCATACGAAACATATATACGACAAATTTCATCATTCTGGAACTCCTTCTATATCTTGTATAAAGACaaaatttgattcaaattcccTATCATCAAAACAATCGACACAAAcacatataaatttaaaattaattagatAGATTGCGATTTGTGACTGAAACAATTACACGGTGCTCGAATTAATCTTGCTATTCTCCAATATGATACagtatataatataaaagtttGTTATGCAATCATGCAATCAGCCAATTAATGATGTCTTGTATAGTTTCCGTAagtttaactcaattggtagaaacatcacatatattatgcaggagCTGGAGTTTGAACCcgggacacttcacttattcacctttaaggtggattttctagccattagacaactagacaaaaaaaatgatgtcttgtataatttgtcattttttttcaaatgtaaCGTGCTAGCTTCGTGATATAATTAATACTAACACTGCTTTATAAGTATAGTTTAATTGATAGCTACTAGTTATATTATTGGAAGAGTCAATATTCAAACTTCGGATTTTTTATTTCTCCATAATTAAAGTACGTGTACCGTAAGTTAGAAAGTGAAGGACAACAATCGAGTTAAACCAAGTCAGGGATTAAGTAAccaaaaattacaaaagaaaCAAGGCTCAAAGGATTAGGTAATTAGGTACTTTTGGCAAGTTAGTCAAGTGATAGTAGAGTGTGTGTCAGACATACTAAATTGGGATGAATATGTTTCCACTCCCTATAACTATAAGTAttcaaagttttgtttttagtcccaaAAAAATTTTCTTTGATTATTAGTCCCCAAAATTTTTCCGTTTCCATAATTGGTCCCTGCTATCAAATGCCACTAACGGAGCTTACATGACATGATGATGTGGCAAAAATTTATTGACTGGACGTGTCCAATAGCTTCCATGTGGcataaattaagaagaaaaaaaaaagaaggaaagaaagaCGTCTTTCTCATAAGTGTTAATTAAATGATAAATGATACTAAtgtgcaaaataaaatataaaaatatttattaaattaattgaaaaatctACAACATGGAGAACAAACTCTCTCATTCTCATAAgtcatactccctccatcccgaattataagagaaaataaaaaaatcacacttattaagaaaaagtaaaacatgaggatttgaaatatatttttgtggattttccttggaataagttgcataggaagatgtaaaaacaatttgtattggttgttgtttattgagaaaatggtagagagagaaaattaaatgcaatttgcatttaattttatgataataagggaaaaacattcttgaaaatgattttctcccttataatttgggacaaaaaaaagagttttcttcccttataatttgggatggagggagtatctCACAACACTTAGAGGCATATGACTGTTTGAATGTGCAGTATATGTGAAAATTATTATGAAACATCTATTCATTTCTTTTACCAATGAAGCTTAGCAAAGTAACTGTTGACTTAGCTCATACGCTCACTAATATATTGTTTCATAcgagaatggattctctcaatttCCTCAATTCTTTCAATCTCTaccttttaattcatttttttcctctttttcttttctctatcCTCACAAATCAATggctcaaaataaaatttatcctaAAGTTAATGGAGAGAATCCTCTCTCGTTTCATACTATTGATAGTATGATACTACATCACTTGCAAGTGTGTTCAAGATAGATAATAGTTGGAGTAGTCAATTGAAATATTTAATCTTAGCTTATATccgatataatttttttcttttctttcttagtctctcttcttcttcctacatgtttttattgtttaataagtATTGACGTAGTTAGGTTTTGAGGTTCACTTTCTAGCTTATTCGTTACTTTTCTTTCTCTAGCTTCTTATAATCTTATCAACTTCATGAAAGACATTTGCCAAACCAATATCATTATCATGCCTAACATCACCAAcctcaacacacattcaacatAAACCAAACACACCACTACCAACCATTTAACCTTAACCAAGACAAATACCATTTAACAACCCTACAATTCATCACAAGACTATCAGCAGTCCAAATAATACCATCACTCCCAACAATAGCAACACTATGAACACTACCACTAACAAGGAACATCCTAAGAAAGACATCTTTCTGAACACTACCATCACCAATATCACAATGAGGAAGTCAGTAAGGTAAGCAAAACTGAGATGAAGTTCTTACATACTCTATCAACGACATCCCTGATGACGacgacaacaacaaaaacagtAACATTTCAACTGAAGCAATTACATCAATATAGAGCAAAATGGAGTAATCAATATCCATCTGACTcgtctaaaataaataatatcaaggcttaaatgcagttttgctaTTTATTTAATACTGATATTTTGTGCAGCAAGGCTGGATTGTTAAATGATAGaggaaaaggaaagaaaatgcCGGTTACAAGAATGAACATATCattaaagtaataaaaaataaaaaatatatatgttgaggATGCTACAAGGGAATCGGAAAATTTGAGTCTCATTGGACAGTAAAAATATGGGAACAGAAAGAGACATATTCTGTATACCTTTGACTGCATCACAAACCAATGAACAAATTAACCAACTAGTTTACAACTTTGTCGAACCAAGCAAATGAAAACAATCTGGACATACACTACAACCGATATATCCGTGGGCTGCTATAAGTTTGACGCAATGAGCGACAGTCACTCAAGCATATTGTTCCAAGAGATAAGCAAAATGAAGCGTATTTTAAATCAACCTCTTATCAGAACCCGAGCCCGAACCCTTAAGATTAAGGTTGAACCATTTCTTTTTGCCTGATTTATCCTTTCCATCCGACCCTCCATCTTCCCCAGGGCTCTCACCTTTGGAATCATCACCAGAAATTTTACTAGAACTTCCGTTGCTTAAATTACTACCACTTGCACTAATACTGGATGGCTTAGCAATGGTGAAAGTAGAATGGATACCGTCCCTTTGTTTCAGAAGCTCGTCTACCTGGGTAGCCAGAAACATAACAGACAAATTACATCATCATATTATAATTGTAAGTGTAAAGACACTGAAGAGCAAAACACATTCAACGGTAATGCTGGGGTAACTTATAATAAAAGCTTCATTTATTTTCTATGTTCATTTTCAATAAcaattgataaatttttttactttgtttccTTTTCCTCTATTAAATTATACAGTAATAAGTGATTGCTACAGATTATCTGCCAGCCAAGTAAGCCAGGTGAAAAACTCTGCAACTGGTCTAGCTTGCCACAACTTAATGGAGCAGATGGGATGTTTTTCAACTGATTATCAGCTAAGCTGTgggaaaaattaatattaaaaataatgcAAATGTGTACATTTATAGATATGCATTTGTattgattcaaaaaaagaagatatgcATTTGTATTATAAGTTTATAACTGTAGCATGTGTTGAAAGAACATACAGACTGTTTTTCTTTTGCATATCTTTCTGTCACTTCCTGATAGCGTGCCAATGCCTGAAAAGTATTCAGAAAAACATTGCGTTAAGGACcacaaaacatacttcaaaCCATGAGCAAACAATAGAAAATAATTACCTTTCTATATTCTGATTCAAATTGGCGCAGCTCATTCCTCTTTCTTAAAATTTGAGCCTCAATGTCCTTAAGTTTTTGGGTGGTATCTTCATGTGATTTTGCACATACTGCTTCAATTGTATAGCTAGCAGTCTTAAAGAAGTTATCTCCTGAACAATATCAACTTGAATTAGTTCACATGAAAAAACATCCCTAGCAAGCAAAAGAAtgatcaaacaaaataaattattcagaCCATAAACAGCAAATATATGTGTGCCAGGCTTTAATTCCGAGACTTCGCAAGGTTGAAGACCTTCCAACCTTTTAAAGAAAGCCCCTTCAGGATCCTTGGCCATTGCTAACTGCACCACAACACTAAAAGTGACCACCGCTTTCCAAACAGCCagcaaaaaaggaaaagaaaccaAATGAACATAATTTCCATACCGCATTCACAGTTGAATCCATTCTGTACACTTGAAAATGTAAGAAATACATTCCTGCAGATGTCACCTTGCCAGTTTTCTCACTATCTTCCTGTAAAGACAGTTACATAGAATACTAGCTAAATAAATACCCAATTGTAATTGCACAACTACTCAATCAATAAACTACTTGTGATTTTTGCAATCTATGAGCCAATTACGAATATCTTAAGAAGAATTAAGTGTATCTTAACACAATCCATCATGTCGCAAACCACACACAGCTCTCTCACCAAATTTTTGTGTTATGTCTTTCTCTAATTTGTGAGCCTAACAGCTAATTACTTTGCGTGATCCAGATGAAAGACACATTTCACAGGCTGTGAAGTTTGAAggaa from Trifolium pratense cultivar HEN17-A07 linkage group LG1, ARS_RC_1.1, whole genome shotgun sequence includes these protein-coding regions:
- the LOC123901008 gene encoding chaperone protein dnaJ 15, with product MGSKMEGTSTPANRRDPYEVLSVSKESTDQEIKTAYRKLALKYHPDKNASNPEASELFKEVAYSYSILSDPEKRRQYDSAGFEALDADSMDMEIDLSNLGTVNTMFAALFSKLGVPIKTTISANVLEEALNGTVTVRPLPIGASVSGKVEKQCAHFFGVTINEQQAESGIVVRVTSTAQSKFKLLYFEQDVNGGYGLALQEDSEKTGKVTSAGMYFLHFQVYRMDSTVNALAMAKDPEGAFFKRLEGLQPCEVSELKPGTHIFAVYGDNFFKTASYTIEAVCAKSHEDTTQKLKDIEAQILRKRNELRQFESEYRKALARYQEVTERYAKEKQSVDELLKQRDGIHSTFTIAKPSSISASGSNLSNGSSSKISGDDSKGESPGEDGGSDGKDKSGKKKWFNLNLKGSGSGSDKRLI